The Micromonospora sp. WMMD961 genome has a segment encoding these proteins:
- a CDS encoding LuxR family transcriptional regulator, whose product MSRWKFVGRTDELNRLLAAVTGEAGRGLFFSGSAGIGKSRLLREGVTALPTDRFAIWHIAASATTAALPFGGLVQILPAEQPQGLSPAGILRWALNVLQQQAAGRRIVLAIDDAHLLDPPSAALVHLVARAENATVLGTLRDGEQIPLPIRALWTDDLVEHVELTPMPQEETAGLLAAILGGPVDAGSADRLGALAAGNPLLLRELVHAASGSAELKRTYGIWKWTGRLELAPNLTDLIDTRVGKLTDGVRAVVELVAFGEPLGLHLLKQAADQADVETAEERGLISVIQHDRRTDVRLAHPLYGEVMRRRCPVSRTRRLQAHLAELLEQVGKRRRDDLLRVAVWRLDSGTAQDPALLVDAAVQAFTRYDVPLATRLARAALNADGGSDAAELLATILMFADRPEEAIGVLDTVTPEPGDERRLCRWLTVRGMVSYWGLSRQSTVEEIASRVEQLSDSADRSRVHAFEAIMRLHGLDTTTAVRLSQRVLDRPAAGVAARELARSTIAYVQAAQGQLNRSGTAIAQVHSAAANWRTDMPYLQLALELARGTRLMLTGDLAGIDAIVADEFADLAGAGDFRLGTGYLAILQAYAARMRGQSDAAMRTALGACAVLATSRVYAGLAQAERAQSAALRGDAAQATAAMAEADRTHAPGMAVLYPWLEQARGAALAASGDLPGAVKHLGDLVDRLRADGFAGHEVHVLHDLVRLDQAGMAVGPTCSDGGRRTVAQRLAELSERVDGVLPPLLARHARAAATDSATDLLAVADDYAALELTVYAAEATSQAVQRLRRQHSAAANDARERLAGLLGRCDSIRTPALHAGAPVLTEREWQVARLAAHGAPSRAIAERLYLSARTVENHLQRIYTKLGVTGRAELWAALRSIPGHEGGDAG is encoded by the coding sequence ATGAGTCGATGGAAGTTCGTCGGCCGGACAGATGAGCTGAACCGCCTGCTGGCGGCGGTGACCGGCGAGGCCGGCCGAGGGCTCTTCTTCAGCGGCAGCGCGGGCATCGGCAAGAGTCGATTACTGCGTGAAGGCGTCACCGCGCTGCCCACCGACCGGTTCGCGATCTGGCACATCGCCGCCAGCGCCACCACCGCCGCGCTGCCGTTCGGCGGGCTGGTGCAGATCCTCCCCGCCGAGCAGCCCCAGGGCCTCTCCCCCGCGGGCATCCTGCGCTGGGCGCTCAACGTGCTGCAACAGCAGGCGGCGGGCCGACGCATCGTGCTGGCCATCGACGACGCCCACCTGCTCGACCCGCCCTCGGCGGCGCTGGTGCACCTGGTCGCCCGAGCGGAGAACGCCACGGTGCTCGGCACCCTGCGCGACGGCGAACAGATTCCGCTGCCGATCCGCGCACTCTGGACCGACGACCTGGTCGAGCACGTCGAGCTGACCCCGATGCCGCAGGAGGAGACCGCCGGCCTGCTGGCGGCGATCCTCGGTGGCCCGGTCGATGCCGGCTCCGCCGACCGGCTCGGGGCACTCGCGGCCGGCAACCCGCTGCTGCTACGCGAGTTGGTGCACGCCGCCAGCGGCAGCGCGGAACTGAAGCGCACCTACGGGATCTGGAAGTGGACCGGGCGACTGGAGTTGGCGCCCAACCTCACCGACCTGATCGACACCCGGGTCGGCAAGCTCACCGACGGCGTCCGCGCGGTCGTCGAACTGGTGGCGTTCGGCGAACCACTCGGCCTGCACCTGCTCAAGCAGGCCGCCGACCAGGCGGACGTGGAGACCGCCGAGGAACGCGGCCTGATCAGTGTGATCCAGCACGACCGGCGCACCGACGTCCGGTTGGCCCACCCGCTCTACGGCGAGGTGATGCGCCGCCGCTGCCCGGTCAGCCGCACCCGCCGACTCCAGGCGCACCTCGCGGAACTGCTCGAACAGGTTGGCAAGCGCCGCCGCGACGACCTGCTGCGGGTGGCGGTCTGGCGACTCGACTCGGGCACCGCGCAGGATCCGGCGCTGCTGGTGGATGCCGCGGTCCAGGCGTTCACCCGCTACGACGTGCCGCTGGCCACCCGCCTGGCGCGCGCCGCGCTCAACGCCGACGGCGGCTCCGACGCGGCGGAGCTGCTGGCCACCATCCTGATGTTCGCCGACCGACCGGAGGAGGCGATCGGGGTTCTCGACACGGTGACCCCCGAGCCCGGCGACGAGCGGCGACTCTGCCGCTGGCTGACCGTGCGCGGGATGGTCAGCTACTGGGGATTGAGCCGACAGTCCACGGTGGAGGAGATCGCGAGCCGGGTCGAGCAACTCAGCGACTCGGCAGACCGGTCCCGGGTGCACGCCTTCGAGGCGATCATGCGCCTGCACGGGCTGGACACGACGACCGCCGTGCGACTCAGCCAACGCGTGCTGGACCGGCCGGCGGCCGGCGTCGCCGCCCGCGAGCTGGCGCGTTCCACCATCGCGTACGTCCAGGCCGCGCAGGGCCAGCTCAACCGCAGCGGTACGGCGATCGCCCAGGTGCACTCCGCTGCCGCCAACTGGCGCACCGACATGCCGTACCTGCAGTTGGCACTGGAGCTGGCCCGGGGCACCAGGCTCATGCTCACCGGCGACCTGGCCGGGATCGACGCGATCGTGGCGGACGAGTTCGCCGACCTCGCCGGTGCCGGTGACTTCCGGCTCGGCACCGGCTACCTCGCCATCCTCCAGGCGTACGCGGCCCGGATGCGTGGGCAGAGCGACGCGGCCATGCGTACCGCGCTGGGCGCCTGCGCGGTGCTGGCCACCAGCCGGGTCTACGCCGGCCTGGCCCAGGCGGAGCGCGCCCAGTCGGCGGCGCTGCGCGGTGACGCCGCGCAGGCGACCGCGGCGATGGCCGAGGCGGACCGCACCCACGCGCCGGGTATGGCGGTGCTCTACCCGTGGCTGGAGCAGGCCCGGGGCGCGGCGCTCGCCGCGTCGGGTGACCTGCCGGGCGCGGTCAAGCACCTCGGCGACCTGGTGGACCGGCTGCGCGCGGACGGTTTCGCCGGACACGAGGTGCACGTGCTGCACGACCTCGTCCGACTGGACCAGGCCGGCATGGCAGTCGGGCCCACCTGCTCCGACGGCGGCCGGCGCACGGTCGCCCAGCGCCTCGCCGAACTCTCCGAACGGGTCGACGGGGTGCTTCCGCCGCTGCTGGCCCGGCACGCCCGCGCCGCGGCCACCGACTCTGCCACCGACCTACTGGCGGTCGCCGACGACTATGCCGCGTTGGAGTTGACCGTGTACGCGGCCGAGGCCACCTCCCAGGCCGTACAGCGGTTGCGCCGGCAGCACTCGGCGGCGGCCAACGACGCCCGGGAGCGCCTGGCCGGGCTGCTCGGGCGCTGTGACTCGATCCGGACGCCGGCGCTGCACGCGGGCGCGCCGGTGCTGACCGAGCGGGAGTGGCAGGTGGCCCGTCTCGCCGCGCACGGCGCGCCCAGCCGGGCCATCGCCGAACGGCTCTACCTCTCGGCACGCACCGTGGAGAACCACCTCCAGCGGATCTACACCAAGCTCGGCGTGACCGGCCGCGCCGAACTGTGGGCCGCGCTGCGCTCGATCCCGGGCCACGAAGGCGGCGACGCGGGCTGA
- the clpS gene encoding ATP-dependent Clp protease adapter ClpS — MAAPQVAPVETPATDEVPASDRQWVTIVWDDPVNLMTYVTWVFQKLFGYSRERAEQLMLDVHHKGRAVVSTGARERMEHDASQLHAYGLWATVDKS, encoded by the coding sequence ATGGCGGCTCCGCAGGTTGCACCGGTCGAGACGCCGGCCACTGACGAGGTGCCGGCGTCCGACCGGCAGTGGGTGACGATCGTGTGGGACGACCCGGTCAATCTGATGACGTACGTGACCTGGGTCTTCCAGAAGCTTTTCGGCTACAGCCGGGAGAGGGCCGAGCAGCTGATGCTGGACGTGCACCACAAGGGCCGTGCCGTGGTCTCCACCGGTGCCCGGGAGCGGATGGAGCACGACGCGTCGCAGCTGCACGCGTACGGGCTGTGGGCGACGGTGGACAAGTCGTGA
- a CDS encoding DUF2017 domain-containing protein, protein MFRRQAGCYVATFAVDEARVLRKVASEVVGLLTDGFDHTDPVVGRLFPAVYPQDAPSTAEFRRYTEGDLKTAKIDQAGAILAALPDEAGGEVRLDAEAAEAWLRALNDARLAMGVRLEIKDGTDLGEELDDAVAEDPASSRVFQLSVYAYLGYLQESLLNALID, encoded by the coding sequence ATGTTCCGTCGTCAGGCCGGCTGCTACGTCGCCACCTTCGCCGTCGACGAGGCGCGGGTGTTGCGCAAGGTCGCCTCCGAGGTGGTCGGCCTGCTCACCGATGGCTTCGACCACACCGACCCGGTCGTCGGTCGACTCTTTCCGGCGGTCTATCCGCAGGACGCCCCGAGCACCGCCGAGTTCCGCCGCTACACCGAGGGTGACCTGAAGACCGCGAAGATCGACCAGGCGGGGGCCATCCTGGCCGCGCTTCCCGACGAGGCGGGCGGCGAGGTGCGGCTGGACGCCGAGGCGGCCGAGGCGTGGTTGCGGGCGCTGAACGACGCCCGCCTCGCGATGGGTGTCCGGCTGGAGATCAAGGACGGCACGGACCTGGGCGAGGAGTTGGACGACGCCGTCGCCGAGGACCCGGCGTCCAGCCGGGTGTTCCAGCTTTCGGTCTACGCGTACCTCGGATATTTGCAGGAGTCGCTGCTCAACGCCTTGATCGACTAA
- a CDS encoding M67 family metallopeptidase yields MLSIDRSIIDAIVAHARRDHPDEACGVVAGPVGGDTPTRHIPMDNAARSMTFYEFDSMEHLRVWREMDDRDEEPVVIYHSHTATEAYPSRTDVSFAGEPNAHYLLVSTREPDSEEIRSFRIVDGVVTEEPVRIVEAGVDPHAVQSYMFGQSPATVDYECSGR; encoded by the coding sequence GTGCTGAGCATCGACCGGTCGATCATCGACGCGATCGTCGCCCACGCTCGCCGGGATCACCCCGACGAGGCGTGCGGCGTGGTCGCCGGTCCCGTGGGCGGCGACACCCCGACCCGGCACATCCCGATGGACAACGCCGCGCGGTCGATGACCTTCTACGAGTTCGACTCGATGGAGCACCTGCGGGTGTGGCGGGAGATGGACGATCGGGACGAGGAGCCCGTCGTCATCTACCACTCGCACACCGCCACCGAGGCGTACCCGTCGCGGACGGATGTCTCCTTCGCGGGCGAGCCGAACGCGCACTACCTTCTCGTCTCGACCCGTGAGCCCGACTCGGAGGAGATCCGGTCGTTCCGGATCGTCGACGGCGTGGTCACCGAGGAGCCGGTTCGCATCGTGGAGGCCGGTGTCGACCCGCATGCCGTCCAGTCCTACATGTTCGGGCAGAGCCCGGCGACGGTCGACTACGAGTGTTCCGGCCGCTGA
- a CDS encoding MoaD family protein, with protein sequence MAIEVRIPTILRSYTGGAKVVDGTGDTLADLLTDLDSRHGGLRGRLITEAGTLHRFVNVYVNDEDVRFLGALDAKLSDGDSVTILPAVAGGAFGFAAAAAISSHGAAAAAISSHGTAVAVRGVVAAR encoded by the coding sequence ATGGCCATTGAGGTTCGCATCCCCACCATCCTGCGCAGCTACACCGGCGGCGCCAAGGTCGTCGACGGCACCGGCGACACCCTCGCCGATCTGCTCACCGACCTGGACTCCCGGCACGGCGGTCTGCGCGGCCGGCTGATCACCGAGGCGGGCACGTTGCACCGCTTCGTCAACGTCTACGTCAACGACGAGGACGTCCGTTTCCTCGGCGCGCTGGACGCCAAGCTCTCCGACGGTGACAGCGTCACCATCCTGCCCGCCGTGGCCGGCGGCGCGTTCGGCTTCGCGGCGGCAGCGGCGATCAGCTCGCACGGCGCGGCGGCAGCGGCGATCAGCTCGCACGGCACCGCGGTGGCGGTGCGCGGCGTCGTCGCGGCTCGCTGA
- a CDS encoding pyridoxal-phosphate dependent enzyme: MARYDSLLDACGGTPLVGLPRLSPTVPDGAPPVRLWAKLEDRNPTGSIKDRAALFMVRAAEEAGRLRTGDTILEPTSGNTGISLAMVAKLRGYRLVCVMPENVSTERVQLLRMYGAEIIFSPAAGGSNQAVATAKQISVEHPDWVMLYQYGNEANARAHYETTGPELLHDLPTITHFVAGLGTTGTLMGTGRYLREKVDGIQVVAAEPRYGELVYGLRNIDEGYVPELYDASVLSRRFSVGTRDAVLRTRQLVEVEGIFAGFSTGAILHAALAVAHEAVRDGRRADVAFVVCDGGWKYLSTGAYGGTLADAEDALEGQLWA; the protein is encoded by the coding sequence ATGGCGCGGTACGACAGCCTGCTCGACGCGTGTGGGGGCACGCCCCTGGTCGGCCTGCCCCGGCTCTCCCCGACGGTGCCCGACGGGGCACCGCCGGTGCGGCTCTGGGCCAAGCTGGAGGACCGGAACCCGACCGGCAGCATCAAGGACCGCGCGGCGCTGTTCATGGTGCGGGCGGCGGAGGAGGCCGGCCGGCTCCGGACGGGTGACACCATCCTCGAGCCGACGAGTGGCAACACCGGCATCTCGTTGGCGATGGTGGCCAAGCTGCGCGGCTACCGGTTGGTCTGCGTGATGCCGGAGAACGTCTCCACCGAGCGGGTCCAGCTACTTCGGATGTACGGTGCCGAGATCATCTTCTCGCCGGCGGCGGGTGGTTCCAACCAGGCGGTCGCCACGGCCAAGCAGATCTCGGTCGAGCACCCCGACTGGGTGATGCTCTACCAGTACGGCAACGAGGCCAACGCTCGGGCGCACTACGAGACGACCGGGCCGGAGCTGCTGCACGACCTGCCCACGATCACGCACTTCGTGGCCGGGCTCGGCACCACCGGCACGCTGATGGGCACCGGCCGCTACCTGCGGGAGAAGGTCGACGGGATCCAGGTCGTGGCCGCCGAGCCGCGCTACGGCGAGCTGGTCTACGGCCTGCGCAACATCGACGAGGGCTACGTGCCGGAGCTGTACGACGCCTCGGTGCTCTCCCGGCGGTTCTCGGTCGGCACCCGGGACGCGGTGCTGCGTACCCGGCAGCTCGTGGAGGTGGAGGGCATCTTCGCCGGCTTCTCCACGGGTGCCATCCTGCACGCCGCCCTCGCGGTGGCGCACGAGGCGGTCCGTGACGGCCGGCGTGCAGACGTGGCCTTCGTGGTCTGCGACGGCGGCTGGAAGTACCTGTCCACCGGCGCGTACGGCGGCACGCTCGCCGATGCCGAGGACGCCCTGGAGGGGCAGCTCTGGGCCTGA
- a CDS encoding MBL fold metallo-hydrolase, translating into MRLTVLGSAGSFPGPESPCSAYLVEADGFRLLVDFGSGSLSSLQRYAGLHAPDAILLTHLHCDHMFDAVLYVVVRRWAPDGPYPALPVYAPAGAPDRLSAAYGEDSSVEDVYQFYALQPGTFPIGPFSVTVDRVNHPVETYGVRLEHDGRSLCYSSDTAPCEALLRLAQNADVFLCEASYLDGVDNPPDLHLTGREAGEAATKAAVGRLLLTHLVPAWGSEAHTLESAASAYTGPLEVVRPGASYDV; encoded by the coding sequence ATGCGACTGACCGTTCTGGGAAGCGCCGGCAGTTTCCCTGGCCCCGAATCCCCCTGCTCGGCCTATCTCGTCGAGGCCGACGGCTTCCGGCTCCTGGTCGACTTCGGTTCGGGGTCGCTGTCCAGCCTTCAGCGGTACGCGGGGTTGCACGCCCCGGACGCGATCCTGCTGACCCACCTGCACTGCGACCACATGTTCGACGCCGTGCTGTACGTGGTGGTGCGCCGTTGGGCCCCGGACGGCCCCTACCCGGCGCTGCCGGTGTACGCGCCCGCCGGCGCGCCGGACCGGCTCAGCGCCGCGTACGGCGAGGACAGTTCGGTGGAGGACGTGTACCAGTTCTACGCGCTGCAGCCGGGCACCTTCCCGATCGGCCCGTTCAGCGTCACCGTCGACCGGGTCAACCATCCCGTCGAGACGTACGGCGTGCGGCTGGAGCACGACGGCCGTTCGCTGTGCTACTCGTCGGACACCGCGCCCTGTGAGGCGCTGCTGCGGCTGGCCCAGAACGCCGACGTGTTCCTCTGCGAGGCCAGTTACCTCGATGGTGTGGACAATCCGCCGGATCTGCACCTGACCGGTCGGGAGGCCGGTGAGGCGGCGACCAAGGCCGCCGTGGGCCGGCTGTTGCTCACCCACCTGGTGCCCGCCTGGGGCAGCGAGGCGCACACGCTGGAGTCGGCCGCCTCCGCGTACACCGGGCCGCTCGAAGTGGTCCGGCCCGGGGCCAGTTACGACGTCTGA
- a CDS encoding glycosyltransferase family 1 protein, with protein MRIAIVTESFPPDVNGVAHSVVRTAEHLLDRGHEPVVIAPAPPGASRQNIDRLPYPVVRIPSVPLPRYQGFRLGVPTTTRLTGALLSAQPDVVHLASPFVLGARAATLASRHGLPMVAVYQTDVAAYARAYRVSWGEAAAWRRIREIHNSAQRTLAPSTRAAADLIANGVQRIWLWRRGVDAVRFDPAKRCAALRERLAPNGELLIGYVGRLAPEKRVELLAATSRLPGVRVVVAGDGPARRQLARELPGVTFLGVQQGEDLARLYASLDVFVHTGPHETFGQTIQEALASGVPVVAPASGGPVDLVDEGVTGSLVPPNDGDALAAAVAGLAGDADRRRAYGLAARVAVSRRSWSAVGDELVGHYHAVRAVAATTAGLPAAS; from the coding sequence ATGCGGATCGCCATCGTGACCGAGTCGTTCCCACCGGACGTGAACGGCGTCGCGCACTCCGTGGTGCGCACGGCGGAGCACCTGCTCGACCGGGGCCACGAGCCGGTCGTCATCGCGCCCGCCCCACCCGGTGCCAGCCGGCAGAACATCGACCGACTGCCGTACCCGGTGGTGCGCATCCCCAGCGTGCCGCTGCCCCGATACCAGGGTTTCCGGTTGGGCGTGCCGACCACCACCCGGCTGACCGGGGCGTTGCTGTCGGCTCAGCCGGACGTGGTCCACCTGGCCAGTCCGTTCGTCCTCGGCGCACGGGCGGCCACCCTGGCCAGCCGGCACGGGCTGCCCATGGTGGCGGTGTACCAGACCGATGTGGCCGCGTACGCGCGGGCGTACCGGGTGAGCTGGGGTGAGGCGGCGGCCTGGCGGCGGATCCGGGAGATCCACAACTCGGCGCAGCGCACCCTCGCCCCGTCCACCCGGGCGGCGGCCGACCTGATCGCCAACGGGGTGCAGCGGATCTGGCTGTGGCGTCGTGGCGTGGACGCCGTGCGCTTCGACCCGGCCAAACGGTGTGCGGCACTGCGGGAGCGGCTGGCACCCAACGGTGAGCTGCTGATCGGCTACGTCGGCCGGCTCGCCCCGGAGAAGCGGGTGGAGTTGTTGGCGGCGACGTCGCGGCTGCCCGGTGTGCGGGTGGTGGTGGCCGGCGACGGCCCGGCCCGCCGGCAGTTGGCCCGGGAGCTGCCCGGGGTGACCTTCCTCGGCGTGCAGCAGGGTGAGGACCTGGCCCGGCTCTACGCGAGCCTGGACGTGTTCGTGCACACCGGACCGCACGAGACCTTCGGCCAGACCATCCAGGAGGCGTTGGCCTCCGGGGTGCCGGTGGTGGCACCGGCCAGCGGCGGCCCGGTCGACCTGGTCGACGAGGGCGTGACCGGGTCGCTGGTGCCGCCGAACGACGGCGACGCCCTCGCCGCGGCGGTGGCCGGCCTTGCCGGCGACGCGGACCGGCGGCGGGCCTACGGGCTGGCCGCCCGGGTCGCGGTCAGTCGCCGAAGCTGGTCGGCCGTCGGCGACGAGTTGGTCGGCCACTACCACGCGGTACGCGCCGTGGCCGCCACCACCGCCGGCCTCCCGGCCGCCTCGTGA
- a CDS encoding glycosyltransferase produces MTGGTDGLRIVRLANFVTARSGGLRTALRHLGEGYRAAGHDPVLVVPGRHASDDSYPWGRVITVPGPEMPGSGGYRMLAGRRRLARLLADLTPDRLEVSDRSSLRWTGRWARAHGVPSVMVSHESLTGLLGQWGVPHTLRRSIADRLNRATSQAYDRIVCTTRWAAEEFDRIGAGNVDLVPLGVDLDTFSPDRVDPRLRARYADPGELLVVHCARLSPEKRPELAVQALAELRRAGVPAVLVMAGDGPLRGTLARRAQGLPVTFTGFLPDRAAVAALLASADVVLAPGPVETFGLAGLEALACGTPVVVNAASALPEVVGAAGLAAYGSGESMAAAVTRLAARPEAQRRLAARARAEEFGWPAAVAGFLRVHDATALVGTPSEVDPRTA; encoded by the coding sequence GTGACCGGGGGCACTGACGGTCTGCGGATCGTGCGGCTCGCCAACTTCGTGACCGCACGCTCCGGCGGTCTGCGTACCGCGCTGCGACACCTGGGCGAGGGCTACCGGGCGGCGGGACACGATCCGGTGCTGGTGGTACCCGGCCGGCACGCCTCCGACGACTCGTACCCGTGGGGGCGGGTGATCACAGTGCCCGGCCCGGAGATGCCGGGCAGCGGCGGTTACCGGATGCTCGCCGGCCGGCGTCGGCTGGCCCGGCTCCTCGCCGACCTCACCCCGGACCGGTTGGAGGTGTCCGACCGCTCGTCGCTGCGCTGGACGGGCCGGTGGGCGCGGGCGCACGGGGTGCCGTCGGTGATGGTGTCGCACGAGTCGCTGACCGGCCTGCTCGGCCAGTGGGGTGTGCCGCACACGCTGCGCCGGTCGATCGCCGACCGGCTCAACCGGGCGACCAGCCAGGCGTACGACCGGATCGTCTGCACGACCCGGTGGGCCGCCGAGGAGTTCGACCGGATCGGCGCCGGCAACGTCGACCTGGTGCCGCTCGGGGTGGACCTGGACACCTTCTCCCCGGACCGGGTCGACCCGCGGCTGCGCGCGCGGTACGCCGACCCGGGTGAGCTGCTGGTGGTGCACTGCGCCCGGCTGTCCCCGGAGAAGCGGCCGGAGCTGGCCGTGCAGGCCCTCGCCGAGCTGCGTCGGGCCGGCGTACCGGCGGTGCTGGTGATGGCCGGGGACGGCCCGCTGCGCGGCACCCTCGCCCGTCGGGCGCAAGGGTTGCCGGTCACGTTCACCGGCTTCCTCCCGGACCGTGCCGCGGTGGCGGCGTTGCTCGCGAGCGCCGATGTCGTACTGGCGCCCGGCCCGGTGGAGACCTTCGGCCTCGCCGGGCTGGAGGCGTTGGCCTGCGGCACCCCGGTCGTCGTCAACGCGGCCAGCGCACTACCCGAGGTGGTCGGCGCCGCCGGCCTGGCCGCGTACGGCTCGGGGGAGTCGATGGCCGCGGCGGTGACCCGCCTGGCGGCCCGCCCGGAGGCGCAGCGGCGACTGGCCGCTCGGGCGCGGGCCGAGGAGTTCGGGTGGCCGGCCGCCGTCGCCGGGTTCCTCCGGGTGCACGACGCGACCGCGCTCGTGGGCACCCCGAGCGAGGTGGATCCCCGCACCGCATAG
- the rph gene encoding ribonuclease PH gives MARPDGRGPSQLRPVTLTRGWSTHPEGSVLVEFGGTRVLCTASVTEGVPRWRKGSGLGWVTAEYAMLPRATNTRSDRESVKGRVGGRTHEISRLIGRSLRASIDLKALGENSIVLDCDVLQADGGTRTAAITGAYVALHDAVGWLAARKALAGKPEKVMHRSVAAVSVGIIAGEARLDLCYEEDVAAEVDMNVVCTGAGDFVEVQGTGEAGVFARDQLDSLLDLAVAGCTELAEAQRKALSSP, from the coding sequence ATGGCGCGACCTGACGGGCGAGGGCCCTCTCAACTTCGACCGGTGACCCTGACCCGAGGCTGGAGCACCCATCCGGAGGGCTCGGTGCTCGTCGAGTTCGGCGGCACCCGGGTGCTCTGCACGGCGAGCGTCACCGAGGGGGTGCCCCGCTGGCGTAAGGGCTCCGGGCTCGGCTGGGTGACCGCCGAGTACGCGATGCTGCCCCGGGCCACCAACACCCGCTCCGACCGGGAGAGCGTCAAGGGTCGGGTCGGTGGTCGTACCCACGAGATCTCCCGGTTGATCGGCCGCAGCCTGCGGGCCAGCATCGACCTCAAGGCGCTCGGTGAGAACTCGATCGTGCTCGACTGCGACGTGCTCCAGGCCGACGGTGGCACCCGCACCGCGGCGATCACCGGCGCGTACGTCGCCCTGCACGACGCCGTGGGCTGGCTCGCCGCGCGGAAGGCGCTGGCCGGTAAGCCGGAGAAGGTGATGCACCGGTCGGTAGCGGCGGTCAGCGTCGGGATCATCGCCGGCGAGGCACGTCTCGACCTCTGCTACGAGGAGGACGTCGCCGCCGAGGTGGACATGAACGTGGTGTGCACCGGCGCGGGTGACTTCGTCGAGGTGCAGGGCACCGGTGAGGCGGGCGTGTTCGCCCGGGACCAGCTCGACAGCCTGCTCGACCTGGCCGTCGCGGGTTGCACCGAACTGGCCGAAGCCCAGCGGAAGGCACTTTCCTCCCCGTGA
- the rdgB gene encoding RdgB/HAM1 family non-canonical purine NTP pyrophosphatase, with the protein MNKVLLATRNRKKLVELQRILDGALGAHRIALLGLDDVEQYTELPETGLTFGENALIKAREGCRQTGLPTIADDSGLAVDALNGMPGVFSARWSGQHGDDQANLQLVLNQIADVPDEQRAASFVCTVALVLPGGKEHLVDGRQSGQVLRAPRGDGGFGYDPIFLGDGQDRTNAELTPAEKDAISHRGKALRELAKLVAKVLPPAS; encoded by the coding sequence ATGAACAAGGTCCTGCTCGCCACCCGCAACCGGAAGAAGCTGGTGGAGCTTCAGCGGATCCTGGACGGCGCGCTCGGCGCGCACCGGATCGCCCTGCTCGGGCTGGACGACGTCGAGCAGTACACGGAGCTGCCGGAGACCGGCCTGACCTTCGGTGAGAACGCACTGATCAAGGCGCGGGAGGGGTGCCGGCAGACCGGTCTGCCGACCATCGCCGACGACTCCGGGCTCGCGGTGGACGCGCTCAACGGGATGCCGGGGGTGTTCAGCGCCCGCTGGTCCGGACAGCACGGCGACGACCAGGCCAACCTTCAGTTGGTGCTGAACCAGATCGCCGACGTGCCGGACGAGCAGCGGGCAGCCTCGTTCGTCTGCACTGTGGCGCTGGTGCTGCCCGGCGGCAAGGAACACCTGGTCGACGGCCGGCAGTCCGGGCAGGTGCTGCGCGCTCCGCGCGGCGACGGCGGGTTCGGCTACGACCCGATCTTCCTGGGTGACGGGCAGGACCGGACCAACGCCGAGCTGACGCCGGCCGAGAAGGACGCGATCAGCCACCGTGGCAAGGCGCTGCGCGAGCTGGCCAAGCTGGTCGCGAAGGTGCTGCCGCCCGCCAGCTGA